A portion of the Actomonas aquatica genome contains these proteins:
- a CDS encoding TonB-dependent siderophore receptor encodes MFLLPALHAQQTPVTSPTDETEEDIVELSPFTVDTTADKGYRATNSISGSRISTAIKEIPMPIEVITEDFLKDVGATDLRESLRYSAGVVLQSQNTQGVNAFYGPGGVNNPESVTADKNQTTIKLRGYVTDVVLRDGFRRQSATDSINIGRIEVVRGPAALLYGIGNFGGIVNYLPKLPSLEAETTLAAAIGTDGFIRGTFDTTGPLGDKWEAAYRVTGAAQKTGNYTELYDENHVFISPSVSFKPFEKTDVLVDLEYGQREETGVGFLSVRARSDINGVDQADRLQSSGFVQFDGKDPRTFRWSGPDTFRESEQFNLRLQLTQQITDNLNLLAGYNTSSVIFEGRDVNGAMEQNIGPVALRDTIRVVPIDSANGSSEFIETETPNTIFKYNWTDNYELAEREQARVELNYQFDLFEDSKWLGLESSVLVGRSYEKAERLTRLTRTKDTFFNYKSPTDTSYIRFGTQGDGSADVDMVRINHVDSTGRNTGDYAVYQGKWLDGRLSFVGGVRRDRNDFGVEQDTFYPTQDSTSTRRPVQKEDTAQYGVTLRVLPQLSVYALKSEGLQPNFDGLRDAAGDPLGPVKAESEEIGLKVDFLDGKISGTVSAFTIERKGVPFGQWWMPTLKGNFDESRPIIYNVGNFSPASAPGGSNGGNGAADAAIAQWDAGVAAGSIYQYEVNGTTSWYVNASEATGAAYLDQVFNLTKTTHPGWAGWLYTEDAHTNNSFNDIGNAGGWQAYVQQEDESKGWDAQLLFTPTDNFQFLVSYAHVEREITNPGRFIEYPHPDNRWAVWFFPDGNWGLTGYSLDEVYTDPNDTSTWTGIGWGAGESRDDTPEHAVSSWANYSFDEGPLAGLTIGLGGQWESEREYFSGITVAGQKQTDGNGNLIVLKHKSRLNLDLMARYDFDLNNREAYVQLNINNLLNDEDLYGLIYAPGMSGRVEFGYRF; translated from the coding sequence TTGTTCCTACTCCCTGCGCTCCACGCGCAGCAGACCCCTGTTACCTCGCCGACCGATGAGACCGAAGAGGACATCGTCGAGCTTTCCCCCTTCACCGTCGATACGACTGCCGACAAGGGCTATCGTGCGACCAATTCCATTTCCGGTTCCCGCATCAGCACGGCCATCAAGGAAATCCCGATGCCCATCGAGGTCATCACGGAAGACTTCCTCAAGGACGTGGGTGCGACGGACCTGCGCGAGAGTCTGCGTTACAGCGCAGGCGTCGTGCTGCAGTCGCAAAACACCCAGGGCGTGAACGCCTTCTACGGTCCGGGTGGCGTCAACAATCCTGAGAGCGTTACCGCCGACAAAAACCAGACCACGATCAAGCTGCGCGGTTATGTGACCGACGTTGTGCTGCGTGATGGTTTCCGCCGCCAGAGCGCGACCGACTCGATCAACATCGGCCGTATCGAGGTCGTGCGTGGTCCGGCTGCCTTGCTCTACGGTATCGGCAACTTTGGTGGTATCGTGAACTACCTGCCGAAGCTCCCGTCGCTCGAAGCGGAGACCACTCTCGCCGCCGCCATCGGCACCGACGGTTTCATTCGCGGCACCTTCGATACGACCGGTCCCTTGGGCGACAAGTGGGAAGCCGCCTACCGCGTCACCGGTGCCGCACAGAAGACCGGCAACTACACCGAGCTCTACGACGAAAACCACGTCTTCATTTCGCCGAGCGTGAGCTTCAAGCCGTTCGAGAAGACCGACGTGTTGGTGGATCTTGAATACGGCCAACGCGAAGAGACCGGCGTTGGTTTCCTCTCCGTGCGCGCCCGTTCCGACATCAACGGCGTTGACCAGGCCGACCGCCTGCAGAGCTCTGGTTTCGTGCAGTTCGACGGCAAGGACCCGCGCACCTTCCGCTGGTCCGGTCCGGACACCTTCCGTGAGTCCGAGCAGTTTAACCTGCGCCTGCAACTCACCCAGCAGATCACCGACAACCTGAACCTTCTCGCCGGTTACAATACCTCCTCGGTCATCTTCGAAGGCCGCGACGTCAACGGCGCCATGGAGCAGAACATCGGTCCGGTGGCGCTGCGCGACACCATCCGCGTGGTGCCGATCGATTCGGCCAACGGTTCCAGCGAGTTCATCGAAACCGAGACGCCCAACACGATCTTCAAATACAACTGGACCGACAACTACGAGTTGGCCGAGCGCGAGCAGGCCCGCGTGGAACTCAACTACCAGTTCGATCTCTTTGAGGACAGCAAGTGGCTCGGTCTCGAGAGCAGCGTGCTCGTCGGCCGTTCCTACGAAAAGGCCGAGCGCCTCACCCGCCTCACCCGCACCAAGGATACGTTCTTCAACTACAAGAGCCCGACCGACACCTCCTACATCCGCTTCGGCACTCAGGGTGACGGCAGCGCCGATGTCGACATGGTGCGCATCAACCACGTCGACTCCACCGGTCGTAACACCGGCGACTACGCGGTCTATCAAGGCAAGTGGCTCGACGGCCGTCTCTCCTTCGTCGGTGGCGTGCGTCGCGACCGCAACGACTTCGGGGTCGAACAGGACACCTTCTATCCGACCCAGGACAGCACCTCGACCCGCCGTCCGGTGCAGAAGGAAGACACCGCCCAATACGGCGTCACCCTCCGCGTCCTCCCGCAGTTGAGCGTCTACGCCCTCAAGTCCGAAGGTCTGCAGCCCAACTTCGACGGTCTGCGCGACGCCGCGGGCGACCCGCTGGGTCCGGTCAAAGCTGAGAGCGAAGAAATCGGTCTCAAGGTCGACTTCCTCGACGGCAAGATCTCCGGCACCGTGAGTGCGTTCACCATCGAGCGTAAGGGCGTCCCGTTCGGTCAGTGGTGGATGCCGACCCTCAAGGGCAACTTCGATGAATCCCGTCCGATCATCTACAATGTCGGCAACTTCAGCCCGGCCTCCGCTCCGGGTGGTTCCAACGGTGGCAACGGTGCCGCCGATGCCGCCATCGCCCAATGGGATGCCGGTGTCGCCGCGGGTTCGATCTACCAATATGAAGTCAACGGCACCACCAGCTGGTATGTGAACGCCTCCGAGGCGACCGGCGCCGCTTACCTCGATCAGGTCTTCAACCTCACCAAGACCACCCACCCGGGTTGGGCGGGCTGGCTCTACACCGAGGACGCGCACACCAACAACAGCTTCAACGACATCGGCAACGCCGGTGGCTGGCAGGCTTACGTGCAGCAGGAAGACGAGTCCAAGGGCTGGGACGCTCAGCTCCTCTTCACCCCGACCGACAACTTCCAGTTCCTCGTGTCCTACGCCCACGTCGAGCGCGAGATCACCAACCCCGGTCGCTTCATCGAGTATCCGCATCCGGATAACCGCTGGGCCGTCTGGTTCTTCCCCGATGGCAACTGGGGCCTCACCGGCTACTCGCTCGACGAGGTTTACACCGATCCCAACGACACCTCCACCTGGACCGGTATCGGCTGGGGCGCGGGCGAGTCGCGCGACGACACCCCCGAGCACGCCGTCAGCAGCTGGGCCAACTACAGCTTCGACGAAGGACCCCTCGCCGGTCTCACCATCGGCCTCGGTGGCCAGTGGGAATCCGAGCGTGAATACTTCTCCGGCATCACCGTCGCCGGCCAGAAGCAGACCGACGGCAACGGCAACCTCATCGTGCTCAAGCACAAGTCCCGCCTGAACCTCGACCTCATGGCCCGCTACGACTTCGACCTCAACAACCGCGAGGCCTACGTCCAGTTGAACATCAACAACCTGCTCAACGACGAAGACCTCTACGGCCTCATCTACGCTCCGGGCATGTCCGGTCGCGTGGAGTTCGGCTACCGGTTCTGA
- a CDS encoding M20 family metallopeptidase — protein MTDPDPKSLERLRNRLVALTRDLVLMPSTEHDHAARRQCYEFVRNHVEGFPGITIQDHLDGGVASLVILPETEPRPDILLVAHLDVVAHADSRVYRTVLQDGRIIGPGAGDMKGALAILMVLFRRFHRAHPGVSLGLAVTTDEETGGEHGVGHLVRERGLRCNLAIVPDGGALNHITIEEKGILHLRVEANGQTAHAARPWLGDNPIPRLLAGLQRVETHFAALARTDHHWHPTCAVTRIGTENRTVNRLPAEAHACLDVRFTPPDTADTMLTTLRQLLGPDLTLRTLIAAEPTHLSPDPRFAEITTAITGQATQFVRESGGSDARFFHPHGIPVLLSRPTVGNLHAPDEWIDIDSMVSYYRICETYLAERFGVELPAEP, from the coding sequence GTGACTGACCCCGATCCCAAGTCCCTCGAGCGCCTGCGCAACCGCCTCGTCGCGCTCACCCGCGATCTCGTGCTCATGCCCAGCACCGAACACGACCACGCCGCCCGCCGCCAATGCTACGAGTTCGTGCGCAACCACGTGGAAGGCTTCCCCGGCATCACCATCCAGGACCACCTCGACGGCGGCGTCGCGTCCCTCGTCATTCTGCCGGAGACGGAACCCCGCCCCGACATCCTGCTCGTGGCCCATCTCGACGTCGTCGCCCATGCCGACTCCCGCGTCTATCGCACGGTCCTCCAGGACGGCCGTATCATCGGCCCCGGCGCCGGCGACATGAAAGGCGCGCTCGCCATCCTCATGGTGCTCTTCCGTCGCTTCCACCGCGCCCATCCCGGCGTGAGTCTCGGGCTCGCCGTCACCACCGACGAAGAAACCGGCGGCGAACACGGCGTCGGCCACCTCGTGCGCGAACGCGGTCTGCGCTGCAACCTCGCCATCGTGCCCGACGGCGGCGCGCTCAACCACATCACCATCGAGGAAAAAGGCATCCTGCACCTGCGCGTCGAAGCCAACGGCCAGACCGCGCACGCCGCCCGCCCCTGGCTGGGCGACAATCCCATCCCCCGACTCCTCGCCGGCCTACAACGCGTCGAAACCCACTTCGCCGCCCTTGCCCGCACCGATCACCATTGGCACCCCACCTGCGCCGTCACCCGCATCGGCACCGAAAACCGCACCGTCAACCGGCTCCCCGCCGAAGCCCACGCCTGCCTCGACGTGCGTTTCACGCCACCCGACACCGCCGATACAATGCTTACGACGCTGCGCCAGTTGCTCGGTCCAGACCTTACCCTGCGCACGCTCATCGCCGCCGAGCCCACCCACCTGTCACCCGATCCGCGCTTCGCCGAAATCACCACCGCCATCACCGGCCAAGCCACCCAATTCGTGCGCGAATCCGGCGGCAGCGACGCGCGCTTTTTCCACCCCCACGGCATCCCGGTTCTGCTCTCCCGTCCGACCGTCGGCAACCTGCACGCCCCCGACGAATGGATCGATATCGACTCCATGGTGAGCTACTACCGCATCTGCGAAACCTACCTCGCCGAACGTTTCGGCGTCGAGCTGCCGGCCGAACCCTGA
- a CDS encoding transcriptional regulator: protein MPPESNPPQIDALIHEPARLRVLALLASVEEADFMFILRSTGLSRGNLSVQMTKLENAGLVTLNRRLDGSRARTCYRLSTAGTDALRTYKKTVRQLLDALPD from the coding sequence ATGCCTCCCGAGTCGAACCCTCCTCAAATCGACGCGCTTATCCACGAGCCCGCCCGCCTCCGCGTGCTGGCCCTGCTCGCGAGCGTGGAGGAGGCCGACTTCATGTTCATCCTACGCTCCACCGGACTCAGCCGCGGCAACCTTTCGGTGCAAATGACCAAGCTCGAAAACGCCGGCCTTGTGACCCTCAACCGTCGTCTCGACGGCAGCCGTGCCCGCACCTGCTACCGTCTGTCCACCGCCGGCACCGACGCCCTGCGCACCTACAAAAAAACCGTGCGGCAGTTACTCGACGCCCTGCCCGATTGA
- a CDS encoding NAD-dependent epimerase/dehydratase family protein — translation MKRVLVTGGAGKAGHWIIKHFLEHGYQVTNVDTRPPAPELDCHHLTADLTDLGQTIDALGPHSTGNRAPYDGVVHMAAIPRPQMHANQEVWRINTNTTYNVLEACGLLGIKKAVIASSESSYGICFANAFFEPDYLPIDEAHPQYPEDTYGLTKVVNEATADMFHRRDGTQILSFRIGNVVCPEDYAGIKARAAEHPEDRLRILWSYIDSRDLGQACRLGIEKDGLGSQPIIIAAEDTSSPLPSRDLMQRFCPGVTDLRRDYTDREAFISNQRLKDLLGWQQEHWF, via the coding sequence ATGAAACGCGTCCTCGTCACCGGTGGCGCCGGCAAAGCCGGCCACTGGATCATCAAACACTTCCTCGAACACGGCTACCAGGTCACCAACGTCGACACCCGCCCCCCCGCGCCCGAGCTCGACTGCCACCACCTCACCGCCGACCTCACCGACCTCGGTCAGACCATCGACGCCCTCGGCCCGCACAGCACCGGCAACCGCGCCCCCTACGACGGCGTGGTGCACATGGCCGCCATTCCGCGCCCACAGATGCACGCCAACCAGGAGGTTTGGCGCATCAACACCAACACCACCTACAACGTGCTCGAAGCCTGCGGTCTGCTCGGCATCAAAAAGGCCGTCATCGCCTCCTCCGAGTCCTCCTACGGCATCTGCTTCGCCAACGCGTTTTTTGAGCCCGACTACCTGCCCATCGACGAGGCCCACCCGCAGTATCCAGAAGATACCTACGGCCTGACCAAGGTCGTCAACGAAGCCACCGCCGACATGTTTCACCGCCGCGACGGCACCCAGATCCTCTCCTTCCGCATCGGCAACGTCGTCTGTCCCGAAGATTACGCCGGCATCAAAGCCCGCGCCGCCGAGCACCCCGAGGACCGCCTGCGCATCCTCTGGTCCTACATCGACAGCCGCGATCTCGGCCAGGCCTGCCGCCTCGGCATCGAGAAGGACGGTCTCGGCAGCCAACCCATCATCATCGCCGCCGAGGACACCTCCTCCCCGCTGCCTTCCCGCGACCTGATGCAGCGCTTCTGCCCTGGAGTCACCGACCTGCGTCGCGACTACACCGACCGCGAGGCCTTCATTTCCAATCAGCGCCTCAAAGACCTGCTCGGTTGGCAGCAGGAGCACTGGTTCTAG
- a CDS encoding TetR/AcrR family transcriptional regulator, which yields MARPAKFDCQDVLCKAMTLFWEKGYRAVSVADLVKVTGLQPGSLYGRFGNKEGLFVECLAHYGEWVNGLRDALPQEVTPLNRLRALYEVLVNQALGPEGTRGCFYVNTCLEADPQEPEICAELHKGLTTGERWIRAQLEAAISAGELKSATDAKVLAGCLSTSLYGLRVVTRAGTDADHLRTVAMTAYESLVGPWQTEAVAQN from the coding sequence ATGGCGAGACCCGCAAAATTCGACTGCCAGGACGTCCTCTGTAAGGCGATGACCCTCTTCTGGGAGAAGGGCTATCGGGCGGTGTCCGTGGCTGACTTGGTCAAAGTAACCGGACTGCAGCCGGGCAGCCTCTATGGTCGTTTTGGCAACAAAGAGGGGCTCTTCGTGGAGTGTCTGGCGCACTACGGCGAGTGGGTGAATGGACTGCGGGATGCGTTGCCGCAGGAGGTGACGCCGTTGAACCGACTGCGGGCGCTTTACGAGGTGCTGGTGAACCAGGCGCTCGGGCCCGAGGGCACCCGCGGCTGTTTTTATGTAAATACCTGTTTGGAGGCGGATCCGCAGGAACCGGAAATCTGTGCGGAGTTGCACAAGGGTTTGACCACCGGCGAGCGGTGGATCCGCGCGCAGTTGGAGGCGGCGATCAGCGCGGGGGAGCTAAAATCCGCCACCGATGCCAAGGTGTTGGCGGGTTGCCTCTCGACCTCACTCTATGGTTTGCGGGTGGTGACGCGCGCCGGGACGGATGCCGACCACCTGCGCACCGTTGCGATGACGGCCTACGAAAGCCTCGTCGGCCCGTGGCAGACGGAGGCGGTGGCGCAGAACTGA
- a CDS encoding SDR family oxidoreductase, with amino-acid sequence MSTSLTSTVALVTGANRGIGRALTEALLARGATKVYATARNADSLADLVAAHPNRIVPLTLDVTQPDQVAAIARTAADATLIINNAGALANPDLFAATLDDARQEFEVNYWGTLHVIRAFVPQLKAHGSGVIVNLSSVAGLTSFPMYPTYSDSKAAVHSLTAGARLLLADAGIRLIGVYPGPVDTDMAKDIEMPKETPETVAATILDGIENGAEEVFTDEFARTYREPYEAGQKTLEKRIAAMMQPAA; translated from the coding sequence ATGAGCACCTCCCTCACCTCCACCGTGGCCCTGGTCACCGGCGCCAATCGCGGCATTGGCCGCGCCCTCACCGAAGCCCTGCTGGCTCGCGGTGCGACCAAGGTCTACGCTACGGCGCGCAACGCCGACAGCCTCGCCGACCTGGTCGCCGCCCACCCGAATCGCATCGTGCCCCTCACGCTCGACGTGACCCAGCCCGACCAAGTCGCCGCGATCGCCCGCACCGCCGCCGACGCCACCCTCATCATCAACAACGCCGGCGCCCTCGCCAACCCCGACCTCTTCGCCGCCACTCTCGACGACGCCCGCCAGGAGTTTGAGGTCAACTACTGGGGCACCCTCCACGTGATTCGTGCCTTCGTGCCCCAGCTCAAAGCCCACGGCTCAGGCGTGATCGTGAACCTCTCCAGCGTCGCCGGCCTCACCAGCTTCCCGATGTATCCGACCTACAGCGACTCCAAGGCCGCCGTGCACTCCCTCACCGCCGGCGCCCGCCTCCTGCTTGCCGACGCCGGCATCCGTCTCATCGGCGTGTATCCGGGTCCGGTCGACACCGACATGGCCAAGGACATCGAAATGCCCAAGGAGACGCCCGAGACCGTCGCCGCCACCATCCTCGACGGTATTGAAAACGGCGCCGAGGAGGTCTTCACCGACGAGTTTGCCCGCACCTACCGCGAGCCCTACGAGGCCGGCCAAAAGACCCTCGAAAAACGCATCGCCGCCATGATGCAACCTGCCGCCTAA
- a CDS encoding helix-turn-helix transcriptional regulator codes for MNRIDRLFAITLLLQSRRVVTGAEIAAHFEVSLRTVYRDLGALSEAGIPVVAEAGVGYSLPRGYFLPPVAFTADEAQALALGAVLLAKFGGQGSGDAAAGALLKIRSILSPQGREEIVRLAKAATVFGAGAAVPGTENLVPCARAVSEQRVLRLDYTTAQAVRSQRDVEPLGVVLYDFHWYLVAWCRLRKAMRSFRLDRVVAMELVAERVPLRPHFDLEQHLKAAFDEEMTRRVQLWFADGFAADRARRELGTSVQQAVKQVGGWEITALVWSESWIARWLLPFGEQARVIAPVELQEAVRREIAALARHHGVMREGQE; via the coding sequence GTGAATCGAATCGACCGCCTGTTTGCCATCACCCTGTTGCTGCAGTCGCGGCGGGTGGTGACGGGCGCGGAGATCGCGGCTCATTTTGAGGTGAGTCTGCGCACGGTTTATCGGGATCTCGGGGCGCTGAGTGAGGCGGGCATCCCGGTGGTGGCCGAGGCGGGGGTGGGGTATTCGTTGCCGCGCGGGTATTTCCTGCCGCCGGTGGCGTTTACGGCGGACGAGGCGCAGGCGCTCGCATTGGGCGCGGTGTTGCTGGCGAAGTTTGGGGGGCAGGGATCGGGTGACGCGGCGGCGGGGGCGTTGTTGAAGATCCGGTCCATTTTGTCGCCGCAAGGGCGCGAGGAGATCGTGCGCCTGGCGAAGGCGGCGACGGTGTTTGGTGCGGGAGCGGCGGTGCCGGGCACAGAGAATCTGGTGCCGTGTGCGCGGGCGGTGAGTGAGCAGCGGGTCTTGCGTCTGGACTACACGACGGCGCAGGCGGTGCGTTCACAGCGGGACGTCGAGCCACTGGGGGTGGTGTTGTATGATTTCCACTGGTATCTGGTGGCGTGGTGCCGGTTGCGGAAGGCGATGCGGAGCTTCCGGCTGGATCGGGTGGTGGCGATGGAGCTGGTGGCGGAGCGGGTGCCGCTGCGGCCGCACTTTGATTTGGAGCAACACTTGAAGGCGGCCTTTGACGAAGAGATGACGCGGCGGGTGCAGTTGTGGTTTGCGGATGGTTTTGCCGCCGATCGGGCGCGGCGGGAGTTGGGCACCAGTGTGCAGCAGGCGGTGAAGCAGGTGGGCGGTTGGGAAATCACGGCGCTGGTGTGGAGCGAGTCGTGGATCGCGCGGTGGCTGTTGCCGTTTGGCGAACAGGCGCGGGTCATCGCGCCGGTCGAACTGCAGGAGGCGGTGCGGCGCGAGATCGCGGCGCTGGCGCGGCATCATGGTGTGATGCGCGAGGGACAGGAATGA
- a CDS encoding VOC family protein — MPPLRVLETCIYAEDLDAAHHFYTEVLGLRTHSRAEGRHNFYHCGDGMVLVFHPGATNECHADGIPCHGSHGAEHICWAVERDQIDAWRARLVAAGVAIEHEHTWPNGAHSVYFRDPAGNSLEFATPRLWENDPED; from the coding sequence ATGCCACCGCTTCGCGTGCTCGAGACCTGCATCTACGCCGAGGACCTCGACGCCGCTCATCACTTTTACACCGAGGTGCTCGGTCTGCGCACCCACTCCCGCGCCGAAGGCCGCCACAACTTCTACCACTGCGGCGACGGCATGGTGCTCGTCTTCCACCCCGGCGCCACCAACGAGTGCCATGCCGACGGCATTCCCTGCCACGGCAGCCACGGTGCCGAACACATCTGCTGGGCCGTTGAGCGTGACCAGATCGACGCCTGGCGCGCCCGCCTCGTCGCCGCCGGCGTCGCCATCGAACACGAGCACACCTGGCCCAACGGCGCCCATTCCGTCTACTTCCGCGACCCCGCGGGCAACAGCCTCGAGTTCGCCACGCCCCGCCTCTGGGAAAACGACCCAGAGGACTGA
- a CDS encoding YoaK family protein has translation MQHLNPRLVLLGGCILAFGASVVNVTFILQAGTSVSHLTGDLSRIGRDVANESGAFNTDLLRVTAATLGFILGAATSGFLIHHPQLEIARPYGRTLSSMGLLLLLSAYLRADHLVAAIAIAGFTCGMQNALASRYRGVVLRTTHVTGILTDLGITLGMKLRGHAIERWKLEIPFLLAVSFFTGAVCGSVLNLTTELPVLLLCGIAYILGGLGVTITKRLPSRKSATPA, from the coding sequence ATGCAACATCTGAATCCCCGCCTGGTCCTCCTCGGCGGTTGCATCCTCGCCTTCGGCGCTTCGGTGGTGAACGTGACCTTCATCCTCCAAGCCGGCACCTCCGTGAGCCATCTCACCGGCGACCTCTCCCGCATCGGTCGAGACGTCGCCAACGAGTCCGGCGCCTTCAACACCGACCTGCTGCGCGTAACCGCCGCCACCCTCGGCTTCATCCTCGGTGCCGCCACCTCCGGCTTTCTCATTCACCATCCGCAGCTGGAGATCGCCCGCCCCTACGGCCGCACCTTATCGAGCATGGGCCTGCTGCTCCTACTCTCCGCCTACCTGCGCGCCGATCACCTCGTCGCCGCCATCGCCATCGCGGGCTTCACCTGCGGCATGCAAAACGCCCTCGCCTCACGCTACCGCGGTGTCGTCCTGCGCACCACCCACGTCACCGGCATACTCACCGATCTCGGCATCACCCTGGGCATGAAACTGCGCGGTCACGCCATCGAACGTTGGAAACTCGAGATCCCCTTTCTGCTCGCCGTCTCCTTCTTCACCGGAGCGGTCTGCGGCAGCGTGCTCAACCTCACCACCGAGCTCCCCGTGCTCCTGCTCTGCGGCATCGCCTACATCCTCGGCGGACTCGGCGTCACCATCACCAAACGCCTCCCCTCCCGAAAATCGGCCACCCCCGCTTGA
- a CDS encoding DUF3817 domain-containing protein yields MSLSTPLGRVRLLSLIEGWSFVVLLFVAMPLKYFADQPMAVRIVGMAHGILFLALIAAALQAQVEEDGWPLKRTALIVLGALLPFGPFVVEKRILAPLART; encoded by the coding sequence ATGTCTCTTTCCACCCCCCTGGGTCGCGTCCGCCTCCTCAGCCTCATCGAAGGCTGGTCCTTTGTCGTCCTGCTCTTCGTCGCCATGCCGCTGAAATACTTCGCCGATCAACCCATGGCCGTGCGCATCGTCGGCATGGCCCACGGCATCCTCTTCCTCGCCCTCATCGCCGCCGCGCTCCAAGCTCAGGTCGAGGAGGACGGCTGGCCGCTCAAACGCACCGCGCTCATCGTGCTCGGCGCCCTCCTGCCCTTCGGTCCCTTTGTCGTGGAAAAACGAATACTCGCCCCGCTCGCCCGCACCTGA